In Marispirochaeta sp., the genomic window ACAATCCGGCTGTCGGAAATAGCGGTACGAAAAACGTAGGAAGCGAGGTAGCGAATACTTCGTTCCCCGCTTCCGGCTGGTTGGGAGTTGACGTTCCAATCCTGGCTCCAGGCTGCGGCATCGACAGATGACAGCAGCCCGTTTCGCTTCAGGGCCGTGTACATCCGGTGTTTCACCAGTTTAGCTGCTACGCGGACGGGAAGATAGAATGCCTTCCGGCAGGGGTGCCGGCTATGATCGTCTGAAGAGAAAGCACCACCGGGAACGACATAGTGGATGTGAGGGTGGTACTGGAGTTGCCGGCCCCAGCATGGTGGTCTCCAGGCTGGAGTGCCCCATGTAGCGCTGGATTGTCCTGATGTTCACCCCCTGTTCAAGGAGATGAGTGGCATAGCTGTGTCTGAGGGTATGGATGGAGATATGGTGTGAGATTCCGGCTTTCTTCACTGCGCGGGCGAGCGCCCCTTGCACACTGGCCCGATTCATCGGGGTTGTTGCGGTTGCTTCTCCGGTATGTCCCCTCCCCAGGGCGGGAAAGATGAGCTGCCGGACAGCTCGCGTGTAGGCCTGTTGTGTTCTGCTGCTCTTGCCGTTGATCCGGAGCTTGCGGACCATTTTTGCGTACCAATCGTGGTTTTCATTTGTCATACTGTTCCTCCAATACAATGAGTAGAAAAACTATGACAAATTGGGTACGATTTTCCTAATGGTACATCCGGCCGCGAAGCGGCTTTCTTGAACCAGCAATTGGAGCAGATGTGGCTACTGTCATGGTTTGTGCTACTGGTTCCAGGAGGAGAGTGGTTCAAAATAGATTGATGCGAGCGTGTATCGATGTATAATGTTGGTTGGGTGGCAGCACAAACGCACGCTAATTTAACGCCACGCAGCTCAATTGGATGTTCTACATAAGGTACATTGGTGAAACAAGCAATAGAAAAGCAGATGGAGATCAATAAATCAAATAATTTGTTATACCGTCTTGCTCCAGAATTATTCAGAATAGATCATTCATTCAAAAAAGAATTGCTTACAAGGATTGAAAGAAAGGAAAATGTGTCTGAGAACGTAATTCATGATACAGTAAATAGTCTTCTTAAGAAGATTTACAAAATTAACCAATATATCAATATTGATAATGATGGTGCTATGCAATTACAGAATTTATATAGAAAAACATATAATTCTTTAACGAGTAATAATTTTGACTTAGTAATGAAAATACATTATGAGCGATTATCTGATATAATATCCTGCTATTATCCAGAAGAAATTGTAAAAGTATTAAGAAATAAGAAAGAAATAGGTTCGGTTAAAAATGAAGAATATACATTCAGAATACAACAGTCGTTATACGAAATTGAAATAGAAGAAATACAAGAACCTGTTATAGATGTTGGTTGTGGCATGTCTGCAGCATTCGTTAATCATTTATTAAAAGAAAATATTGATATAGTAGGAATTGATAGAATAATCGGAAACGAAAATGAAAGAATAATACAGGCAGATTGGCTAACATATGATTTCAAATCACAGAAATGGGGTATGGTTTATTCGAATATGGCTTTTACTAATCATCTGCACTACCATATGCATAATGGTGACTGTGCTAAATTAAATCAGTATATTGAAAAATATTTGGAAATTTTAGAATCATTAAAACTTTTTGGTGAGCTAATATATGCGCCAAGTGTCTTAGCGTTAGAAGAAAATATTAATACAGAAAACTTTGAAGTTACCAGAAAAAGAAAAATAGGAGATATTTCTATTACAAAAATAAAAAGAATTGCGATATCAAGCAATTGGAGCAGTCATGGCTACTGT contains:
- a CDS encoding transposase, with protein sequence MHYVVPGGAFSSDDHSRHPCRKAFYLPVRVAAKLVKHRMYTALKRNGLLSSVDAAAWSQDWNVNSQPAGSGERSIRYLASYVFRTAISDSRIVAIEDNHILFRYTDSATGAEKLLRLQACEFIRRFLQHVLPSGFMKIRCYGFLHPVRTAAVVYATEPSPIFLSVLRDIPGFHHRGELYPKK
- a CDS encoding tyrosine-type recombinase/integrase; translated protein: MTNENHDWYAKMVRKLRINGKSSRTQQAYTRAVRQLIFPALGRGHTGEATATTPMNRASVQGALARAVKKAGISHHISIHTLRHSYATHLLEQGVNIRTIQRYMGHSSLETTMLGPATPVPPSHPLCRSRWCFLFRRS
- a CDS encoding class I SAM-dependent methyltransferase gives rise to the protein MKQAIEKQMEINKSNNLLYRLAPELFRIDHSFKKELLTRIERKENVSENVIHDTVNSLLKKIYKINQYINIDNDGAMQLQNLYRKTYNSLTSNNFDLVMKIHYERLSDIISCYYPEEIVKVLRNKKEIGSVKNEEYTFRIQQSLYEIEIEEIQEPVIDVGCGMSAAFVNHLLKENIDIVGIDRIIGNENERIIQADWLTYDFKSQKWGMVYSNMAFTNHLHYHMHNGDCAKLNQYIEKYLEILESLKLFGELIYAPSVLALEENINTENFEVTRKRKIGDISITKIKRIAISSNWSSHGYCHDSCLRKNTR